From the Neoarius graeffei isolate fNeoGra1 chromosome 1, fNeoGra1.pri, whole genome shotgun sequence genome, one window contains:
- the LOC132888059 gene encoding lysophosphatidic acid receptor 6: MSCNVTCQDNIAARCQNQTNPVFVAVYSVVCTTGIILNFMALVVFFCCTKSRSYTMVYMTNLAIADLLLVCTLPLRIYFHLGFQGLSQKTCEVAGLILLANMYGSILLLTCVSLDRCLAVCFPVSSRVREGRKKAPLVCLGIWMLTIGASLPLYINSQGDNLGNQSNCFRSFPKYALKPAPLASSLTVGFVIPLIIMVLCSWGLVRAVSQSTAAQMSGLLDSWKIQRMVSINLAIFLCCFLPYHVMLVVIYSYSYDIPSIPCSVISAYYYSLMVTCLNAILDPLAYYFTTETFRKNIEIDGVRRMLPMNNLSSDGIFRSRPLASASRINIPFGWK, encoded by the coding sequence ATGTCGTGTAACGTGACATGTCAGGATAACATTGCTGCACGGTGTCAGAATCAGACAAACCCTGTTTTTGTTGCAGTGTATAGTGTGGTCTGTACAACTGGGATCATTCTCAACTTTATGGCACTTGTAGTTTTTTTCTGCTGCACCAAATCACGCTCTTATACCATGGTCTACATGACCAACCTTGCTATAGCAGATCTCCTTCTGGTTTGTACTCTACCATTACGGATTTATTTTCATTTGGGATTTCAAGGCCTCTCACAAAAGACCTGCGAAGTTGCTGGTCTTATACTCTTAGCCAACATGTATGGAAGCATCTTGCTCCTTACCTGTGTTAGTCTTGACCGTTGCCTGGCTGTCTGCTTCCCTGTGTCATCCAGAGTGCGTGAAGGCCGCAAAAAGGCACCGCTAGTTTGTCTGGGGATTTGGATGCTAACAATAGGAGCCAGTCTGCCCCTTTACATTAATTCACAAGGAGATAATTTGGGAAACCAAAGTAACTGTTTTAGAAGCTTTCCAAAATATGCCTTAAAGCCTGCTCCCCTTGCCTCCTCACTGACAGTAGGATTTGTGATACCGCTGATCATCATGGTTCTCTGTTCATGGGGGTTAGTACGTGCTGTCAGTCAAAGCACTGCAGCACAGATGTCCGGCTTGCTTGACAGCTGGAAAATCCAGAGGATGGTAAGCATTAACCTGGCCATATTTCTGTGCTGTTTTCTGCCATATCATGTCATGCTGGTGGTGATTTACTCCTACAGCTACGATATCCCAAGTATACCATGCTCAGTGATATCTGCCTACTACTATAGTTTGATGGTCACTTGTCTGAATGCCATTCTGGACCCACTGGCTTACTATTTTACCACAGAGACTTTCCGGAAAAATATCGAAATCGATGGTGTTCGGAGGATGCTGCCCATGAACAATTTAAGCTCTGATGGAATCTTCCGCTCCAGACCACTTGCTAGTGCTTCAAGGATAAATATTCCTTTTGGctggaaatag